A stretch of the Capsicum annuum cultivar UCD-10X-F1 chromosome 8, UCD10Xv1.1, whole genome shotgun sequence genome encodes the following:
- the LOC107838940 gene encoding protein NDL2 isoform X1 gives MGDSSDSVSVDMETFSVAGKEHLVKTGRGSVSVVVFGDQDKPALITYPDLALNYMSCFQGVFFCPEAFSLLLHNFCIYHISPPGHELGAAVMSLDDPILSVDDLADQIAEVLDYFRLGKVMCMGVTAGAYILTLFALKYTQRVMGLILVSPLCKAPSWTEWLCNKVMTNLLYICGMCSLVKELLLLRYFSKQEVHGSVEVPESDVVQSCRRLLGERQSSNVLRLLEAINERPDITKGLRKLQCRSLIFVGENSPFHSEALHMTSKLDRRFSALVEVQACGSMVTEEQPDAMLIPLEYFLMGFGFYRPSQCNVSPRSPLSPTSISPELFSPESMGLKLKPIKTRFSGEV, from the exons ATGGGGGACTCGAGCGACTCCGTTTCTGTTGATATGGAAACATTCTCCGTCGCCGGAAAG gAGCACCTTGTAAAAACTGGCCGTGGTTCTGTCTCTGTTGTTGTTTTTGGGGACCAGGACAAGCCGGCTCTTATCACCTATCCTGATTTAGCTTTAAATT ATATGTCCTGTTTCCAAGGAGTATTCTTTTGTCCAGAAGCATTTTCATTGCTGCTCCATAACTTCTGTATTTACCATATAAGTCCTCCTGGTCATGAG TTGGGAGCTGCTGTCATGAGTCTTGATGATCCTATCTTATCGGTTGATGATTTAGCAGACCAGATTGCTGAGGTGCTTGATTACTTCAG GCTTGGTAAAGTAATGTGTATGGGAGTAACAGCTGGAGCATATATTCTTACTTTGTTTGCC CTAAAATACACACAAAGGGTTATGGGTTTGATACTTGTTTCCCCCTTGTGCAAAGCACCTTCTTGGACAGAATGGTTGTGTAATAAG GTGATGACAAATCTGCTTTACATTTGTGGCATGTGTAGTTTGGTGAAGGAGTTACTGCTGTTGCGGTACTTTAGCAAG CAGGAAGTCCATGGCAGTGTTGAAGTTCCAGAATCAGATGTAGTTCAATCATGCCGAAGA TTGCTAGGTGAGCGACAGAGTTCAAATGTATTGCGGTTGCTTGAAGCTATCAATGA GAGACCAGACATAACAAAAGGCTTGCGGAAACTACAATGTCGGTCTTTAATATTTGTTGGTGAAAACTCTCCTTTCCATTCTGAGGCTCTCCATATGACATCGAAGCTAGATAGAAGGTTCAGCGCCCTAGTTGAG GTTCAAGCATGTGGTTCAATGGTGACTGAAGAGCAGCCAGATGCAATGTTGATCCCACTGGAATACTTTCTAATGGGATTTGGGTTTTATCGGCCGTCTCAGTGCAATGTCAGCCCAAGAAGCCCCTTAAGTCCGACCAGTATCTCTCCAGAGCTTTTCTCGCCAGAAAGTATGGGGTTGAAGTTAAAACCGATTAAAACTAGATTTTCTGGAGAAGTATGA
- the LOC107838940 gene encoding protein NDL2 isoform X2: MGDSSDSVSVDMETFSVAGKEHLVKTGRGSVSVVVFGDQDKPALITYPDLALNYMSCFQGVFFCPEAFSLLLHNFCIYHISPPGHELGAAVMSLDDPILSVDDLADQIAEVLDYFRLGKVMCMGVTAGAYILTLFALKYTQRVMGLILVSPLCKAPSWTEWLCNKVMTNLLYICGMCSLVKELLLLRYFSKEVHGSVEVPESDVVQSCRRLLGERQSSNVLRLLEAINERPDITKGLRKLQCRSLIFVGENSPFHSEALHMTSKLDRRFSALVEVQACGSMVTEEQPDAMLIPLEYFLMGFGFYRPSQCNVSPRSPLSPTSISPELFSPESMGLKLKPIKTRFSGEV; the protein is encoded by the exons ATGGGGGACTCGAGCGACTCCGTTTCTGTTGATATGGAAACATTCTCCGTCGCCGGAAAG gAGCACCTTGTAAAAACTGGCCGTGGTTCTGTCTCTGTTGTTGTTTTTGGGGACCAGGACAAGCCGGCTCTTATCACCTATCCTGATTTAGCTTTAAATT ATATGTCCTGTTTCCAAGGAGTATTCTTTTGTCCAGAAGCATTTTCATTGCTGCTCCATAACTTCTGTATTTACCATATAAGTCCTCCTGGTCATGAG TTGGGAGCTGCTGTCATGAGTCTTGATGATCCTATCTTATCGGTTGATGATTTAGCAGACCAGATTGCTGAGGTGCTTGATTACTTCAG GCTTGGTAAAGTAATGTGTATGGGAGTAACAGCTGGAGCATATATTCTTACTTTGTTTGCC CTAAAATACACACAAAGGGTTATGGGTTTGATACTTGTTTCCCCCTTGTGCAAAGCACCTTCTTGGACAGAATGGTTGTGTAATAAG GTGATGACAAATCTGCTTTACATTTGTGGCATGTGTAGTTTGGTGAAGGAGTTACTGCTGTTGCGGTACTTTAGCAAG GAAGTCCATGGCAGTGTTGAAGTTCCAGAATCAGATGTAGTTCAATCATGCCGAAGA TTGCTAGGTGAGCGACAGAGTTCAAATGTATTGCGGTTGCTTGAAGCTATCAATGA GAGACCAGACATAACAAAAGGCTTGCGGAAACTACAATGTCGGTCTTTAATATTTGTTGGTGAAAACTCTCCTTTCCATTCTGAGGCTCTCCATATGACATCGAAGCTAGATAGAAGGTTCAGCGCCCTAGTTGAG GTTCAAGCATGTGGTTCAATGGTGACTGAAGAGCAGCCAGATGCAATGTTGATCCCACTGGAATACTTTCTAATGGGATTTGGGTTTTATCGGCCGTCTCAGTGCAATGTCAGCCCAAGAAGCCCCTTAAGTCCGACCAGTATCTCTCCAGAGCTTTTCTCGCCAGAAAGTATGGGGTTGAAGTTAAAACCGATTAAAACTAGATTTTCTGGAGAAGTATGA
- the LOC107838940 gene encoding protein NDL2 isoform X4 produces MSCFQGVFFCPEAFSLLLHNFCIYHISPPGHELGAAVMSLDDPILSVDDLADQIAEVLDYFRLGKVMCMGVTAGAYILTLFALKYTQRVMGLILVSPLCKAPSWTEWLCNKVMTNLLYICGMCSLVKELLLLRYFSKQEVHGSVEVPESDVVQSCRRLLGERQSSNVLRLLEAINERPDITKGLRKLQCRSLIFVGENSPFHSEALHMTSKLDRRFSALVEVQACGSMVTEEQPDAMLIPLEYFLMGFGFYRPSQCNVSPRSPLSPTSISPELFSPESMGLKLKPIKTRFSGEV; encoded by the exons ATGTCCTGTTTCCAAGGAGTATTCTTTTGTCCAGAAGCATTTTCATTGCTGCTCCATAACTTCTGTATTTACCATATAAGTCCTCCTGGTCATGAG TTGGGAGCTGCTGTCATGAGTCTTGATGATCCTATCTTATCGGTTGATGATTTAGCAGACCAGATTGCTGAGGTGCTTGATTACTTCAG GCTTGGTAAAGTAATGTGTATGGGAGTAACAGCTGGAGCATATATTCTTACTTTGTTTGCC CTAAAATACACACAAAGGGTTATGGGTTTGATACTTGTTTCCCCCTTGTGCAAAGCACCTTCTTGGACAGAATGGTTGTGTAATAAG GTGATGACAAATCTGCTTTACATTTGTGGCATGTGTAGTTTGGTGAAGGAGTTACTGCTGTTGCGGTACTTTAGCAAG CAGGAAGTCCATGGCAGTGTTGAAGTTCCAGAATCAGATGTAGTTCAATCATGCCGAAGA TTGCTAGGTGAGCGACAGAGTTCAAATGTATTGCGGTTGCTTGAAGCTATCAATGA GAGACCAGACATAACAAAAGGCTTGCGGAAACTACAATGTCGGTCTTTAATATTTGTTGGTGAAAACTCTCCTTTCCATTCTGAGGCTCTCCATATGACATCGAAGCTAGATAGAAGGTTCAGCGCCCTAGTTGAG GTTCAAGCATGTGGTTCAATGGTGACTGAAGAGCAGCCAGATGCAATGTTGATCCCACTGGAATACTTTCTAATGGGATTTGGGTTTTATCGGCCGTCTCAGTGCAATGTCAGCCCAAGAAGCCCCTTAAGTCCGACCAGTATCTCTCCAGAGCTTTTCTCGCCAGAAAGTATGGGGTTGAAGTTAAAACCGATTAAAACTAGATTTTCTGGAGAAGTATGA
- the LOC107838940 gene encoding protein NDL2 isoform X3, translating into MQPNLAFLLDAISTEHLVKTGRGSVSVVVFGDQDKPALITYPDLALNYMSCFQGVFFCPEAFSLLLHNFCIYHISPPGHELGAAVMSLDDPILSVDDLADQIAEVLDYFRLGKVMCMGVTAGAYILTLFALKYTQRVMGLILVSPLCKAPSWTEWLCNKVMTNLLYICGMCSLVKELLLLRYFSKQEVHGSVEVPESDVVQSCRRLLGERQSSNVLRLLEAINERPDITKGLRKLQCRSLIFVGENSPFHSEALHMTSKLDRRFSALVEVQACGSMVTEEQPDAMLIPLEYFLMGFGFYRPSQCNVSPRSPLSPTSISPELFSPESMGLKLKPIKTRFSGEV; encoded by the exons atgcaACCTAACCTTGCATTTCTTCTAGATGCTATTTCCACG gAGCACCTTGTAAAAACTGGCCGTGGTTCTGTCTCTGTTGTTGTTTTTGGGGACCAGGACAAGCCGGCTCTTATCACCTATCCTGATTTAGCTTTAAATT ATATGTCCTGTTTCCAAGGAGTATTCTTTTGTCCAGAAGCATTTTCATTGCTGCTCCATAACTTCTGTATTTACCATATAAGTCCTCCTGGTCATGAG TTGGGAGCTGCTGTCATGAGTCTTGATGATCCTATCTTATCGGTTGATGATTTAGCAGACCAGATTGCTGAGGTGCTTGATTACTTCAG GCTTGGTAAAGTAATGTGTATGGGAGTAACAGCTGGAGCATATATTCTTACTTTGTTTGCC CTAAAATACACACAAAGGGTTATGGGTTTGATACTTGTTTCCCCCTTGTGCAAAGCACCTTCTTGGACAGAATGGTTGTGTAATAAG GTGATGACAAATCTGCTTTACATTTGTGGCATGTGTAGTTTGGTGAAGGAGTTACTGCTGTTGCGGTACTTTAGCAAG CAGGAAGTCCATGGCAGTGTTGAAGTTCCAGAATCAGATGTAGTTCAATCATGCCGAAGA TTGCTAGGTGAGCGACAGAGTTCAAATGTATTGCGGTTGCTTGAAGCTATCAATGA GAGACCAGACATAACAAAAGGCTTGCGGAAACTACAATGTCGGTCTTTAATATTTGTTGGTGAAAACTCTCCTTTCCATTCTGAGGCTCTCCATATGACATCGAAGCTAGATAGAAGGTTCAGCGCCCTAGTTGAG GTTCAAGCATGTGGTTCAATGGTGACTGAAGAGCAGCCAGATGCAATGTTGATCCCACTGGAATACTTTCTAATGGGATTTGGGTTTTATCGGCCGTCTCAGTGCAATGTCAGCCCAAGAAGCCCCTTAAGTCCGACCAGTATCTCTCCAGAGCTTTTCTCGCCAGAAAGTATGGGGTTGAAGTTAAAACCGATTAAAACTAGATTTTCTGGAGAAGTATGA